CCACCGCCCGGCGGGCGTCCCGGATGCAGGCGGGCACGCCGACGCCGCGGTAGGCGGCGCCCGCCACGGCCAGGCCCGGGACGGCGGCGACCGCGGCGTCCACCGCGGCCACCCGCGCGGGGTGGCCGACCAGGTACTGCGGGAGTCCCCCGCCCCAGCGCACCAGGTGGGTCTCCACCGGCTCGGGACGCTCCAGGGCCAGCAGGTCGGCGACGTCGGCCACGACGGCGGCGGTGAGGTCGTCGTCCGCGCGCTGGAGCTGGTCCTCCTCCAGGTAGCGGCCCACCGAGGAGCGCACCCGCAGCAGACCGTCCTCGGACAGGTGCGGCCACTTCTGCGAGGACACCGTGACCCCCTTGACCAGCCGGCCGCTGACCGGCGGCACCAGCAGACCCGACCCCGAGGCGAGCTGCTGGCCGGGGAAGGCCATCGCGACCACGGCCATCGAGGCGTACGGGATGCCCTGCAGCGGCTCCACGGCGTCCGGGGCGACGTCGGCGAGCAGCCGGGCGGCCTTGCCGGCCGGCACGGTGACGACGACCGAGTCAGCGGTGAGCACCTCGCGGTCGGCGCCGACGGTGAGCTCGAACCCGGCACCGACCCGGCGCAGGCCGTGCGCCGGCGTCTTCAGCCGGAGGACCGCGCCGGAGGCGGCGACCAGCGCGTCGGGCAGCGAGCCGATCCCCTCGGCGACGGTGGCGAAGACGGGGGCGTCGG
This sequence is a window from Geodermatophilaceae bacterium NBWT11. Protein-coding genes within it:
- the hemG gene encoding protoporphyrinogen oxidase gives rise to the protein MGRVVVVGAGITGLTAAYAWSRTRPDDEVVVLEAGDRVGGKLGRVRLAGAWYDTGPEAVLARVPEALELIAELGLTAIAPSTTQAAVVLPDGRHPLPAGTLLGVPTSAEGLGTLLSPEGVARVRAEASLQPLHFVDDAPVGALLRDRLGDEVVDRLVEPLLGGVYAGQADRLSLAATMPALAAHLPRHGTVLAAAAAARDAGARSREGATADAPVFATVAEGIGSLPDALVAASGAVLRLKTPAHGLRRVGAGFELTVGADREVLTADSVVVTVPAGKAARLLADVAPDAVEPLQGIPYASMAVVAMAFPGQQLASGSGLLVPPVSGRLVKGVTVSSQKWPHLSEDGLLRVRSSVGRYLEEDQLQRADDDLTAAVVADVADLLALERPEPVETHLVRWGGGLPQYLVGHPARVAAVDAAVAAVPGLAVAGAAYRGVGVPACIRDARRAVASLT